In Hymenobacter sublimis, a single genomic region encodes these proteins:
- a CDS encoding glutamate--tRNA ligase family protein produces MHLPNFPVVSRLAPTPSGFLHLGNAINFTLTWLLTRQAGGTLHLRIDDLDRARFRPAYLDNIFRTLEWLGLYYDHGPTGPDDFERYFSQRHFLADYEAVLQAAQQAHPAVFYACRCSRSELARLALPDGRYPGTCQHQPLPLTRPNTAWRAHVPTPTPVHFPDGLQGPVSLRLDESLGDFVVRKKDGAAAYQVASVVDDVRLGTTLIIRGLDLLPSTAAQLWLTQYLPGQESFAATQFVHHGLVLNAAGQKLSKSTQAGEQRGVMEEVGTPQVVYQAVAQLLALPAAAGESLLSMLHELQL; encoded by the coding sequence ATGCACCTGCCTAATTTTCCAGTTGTTTCGCGGTTGGCGCCTACCCCTAGCGGGTTTCTGCACCTGGGCAACGCCATCAACTTCACCCTGACCTGGCTGCTCACCCGCCAGGCCGGCGGCACCCTGCACCTCCGCATTGATGATCTAGACCGGGCCCGGTTCCGGCCCGCCTATCTCGACAATATCTTCCGTACTCTGGAGTGGCTGGGCCTCTACTATGACCACGGCCCCACGGGCCCCGATGACTTCGAGCGGTATTTCTCACAGCGTCATTTTCTGGCCGACTACGAGGCCGTGTTGCAGGCCGCTCAACAGGCCCACCCCGCCGTGTTCTACGCCTGCCGCTGCTCCCGCTCCGAACTCGCCCGCCTGGCCTTACCCGACGGCCGCTACCCTGGCACCTGCCAGCATCAGCCACTACCCCTTACAAGGCCCAACACGGCTTGGCGGGCCCACGTACCCACGCCTACCCCCGTCCACTTCCCCGATGGGCTACAAGGCCCAGTGTCACTCCGGCTGGACGAAAGCCTGGGCGACTTTGTGGTGCGCAAAAAGGATGGCGCGGCCGCCTACCAGGTCGCCTCCGTCGTGGACGATGTGCGCCTGGGTACTACGCTTATCATCCGAGGGCTAGACCTGCTGCCTAGCACCGCGGCCCAACTCTGGCTAACGCAATATCTGCCTGGGCAAGAAAGCTTCGCGGCAACTCAGTTTGTCCACCACGGCCTAGTCCTGAACGCAGCCGGTCAGAAATTATCTAAATCAACCCAAGCCGGAGAGCAGCGCGGAGTGATGGAGGAAGTAGGAACTCCGCAAGTAGTATACCAGGCAGTAGCGCAGTTACTGGCTCTACCCGCAGCAGCTGGGGAGTCATTGCTTTCTATGTTACATGAGTTACAACTTTAA
- a CDS encoding pirin family protein: protein MQTLLHTAASRGHASHGWLTSYHTFSFAGYQNPERVHFGVLRVLNDDTVAGGMGFGTHPHDNMEIISIPLSGTLEHKDSAGNHGIIRSGDVQVMSAGTGIAHSEKNHSRQEEVKFLQIWVFPNKRNVTPRYDQQTFRVEDRHNRFQQVLSPNPDDAGVWIHQDAWFHLADFDAGFAAAYQVKKPGNGVYVFVLEGDATVGGQALHRRDGFGIWDTDSFTVQADSTTRLLLMEVPMTL from the coding sequence ATGCAGACCTTGCTTCATACGGCCGCCTCCCGGGGCCACGCTAGCCACGGCTGGCTTACTTCCTACCACACATTCAGCTTTGCGGGGTACCAGAACCCGGAGCGGGTGCATTTTGGGGTGCTGCGCGTGCTCAATGATGACACCGTGGCGGGCGGCATGGGCTTCGGCACCCATCCCCACGACAACATGGAAATCATTAGTATTCCTCTGTCTGGCACGCTGGAGCACAAGGACAGCGCCGGCAACCACGGCATTATCCGGAGCGGCGACGTGCAGGTGATGAGCGCCGGCACGGGCATTGCCCACAGCGAGAAAAACCACAGCCGGCAGGAGGAAGTGAAGTTTCTGCAGATTTGGGTGTTCCCGAACAAGCGCAACGTTACCCCGCGCTACGACCAGCAGACCTTCCGGGTCGAGGACCGCCACAACCGCTTCCAGCAAGTGTTGTCGCCGAACCCCGACGACGCAGGCGTGTGGATTCACCAAGACGCCTGGTTTCACTTGGCTGATTTCGATGCGGGTTTTGCCGCTGCGTATCAAGTGAAAAAGCCCGGTAACGGCGTGTACGTGTTCGTGCTGGAAGGCGACGCCACGGTAGGCGGGCAGGCCTTGCACCGCCGCGACGGATTCGGCATCTGGGACACGGATTCTTTCACAGTACAGGCTGACTCTACTACCCGTCTGCTGCTGATGGAAGTACCCATGACGCTGTAA
- a CDS encoding winged helix-turn-helix transcriptional regulator yields MATRAKEFPQCAFRQTLDVLEGKWKFAIIDSLLQHEVLRFKELERDVAGITARMLVKELKLLEAHGIVRRQPYATVPPTVEYSLTDCGRSLHPVIEAIRTWGEQNKAVLRAA; encoded by the coding sequence ATGGCTACTCGCGCAAAAGAATTTCCGCAGTGCGCATTCCGCCAGACGCTGGATGTGCTGGAGGGCAAATGGAAGTTTGCCATCATCGACAGTTTGCTTCAGCACGAGGTGTTGCGTTTCAAGGAGTTGGAGCGCGACGTCGCCGGCATTACGGCCCGCATGCTGGTGAAGGAGCTGAAGCTGCTGGAGGCCCACGGCATTGTACGGCGTCAGCCCTACGCCACCGTGCCACCCACCGTAGAATACTCCCTCACCGACTGCGGACGAAGCCTGCACCCCGTCATCGAGGCCATCCGGACCTGGGGCGAACAGAACAAGGCCGTGCTGCGGGCTGCCTAG
- a CDS encoding pirin family protein, with the protein MPFRLTRAADRGLKDIGWLQSHFSLSFGPYANPERAGFGLLRVFNDDFVQPGNGFGLHAHANMEIISVMLAGRMNHKDSLGYSEEVGPDSVQIMSAGSGLRHEEHNIGEDQVNFLQIWIEPKLQNVTPRYQRRSFPREKRRNQLTTIVSNEEGTAHCWINQNARLSLGFYDAGQHLEYRLNPVNKCVFVFVMEGQLTVNGQTIAARESIGLWETDLVAIKVEAASHFVLIEAPINH; encoded by the coding sequence ATGCCCTTTCGCCTCACCCGAGCCGCCGACCGCGGCCTGAAAGACATTGGATGGCTGCAAAGCCATTTTTCCTTGAGCTTCGGCCCCTACGCCAACCCCGAGCGTGCTGGCTTCGGGCTGCTGCGAGTATTCAACGATGACTTTGTGCAGCCTGGCAACGGCTTCGGGCTGCATGCTCACGCCAATATGGAAATCATTTCCGTGATGCTGGCCGGGCGCATGAACCACAAAGACTCGTTGGGTTACTCCGAGGAGGTAGGCCCCGACTCGGTGCAGATTATGAGCGCCGGCAGCGGCCTGCGCCACGAGGAGCACAACATTGGCGAGGACCAAGTGAATTTTCTGCAGATCTGGATTGAGCCCAAGCTTCAGAACGTGACGCCCCGCTACCAGCGCCGCTCCTTCCCCCGCGAAAAACGTCGTAACCAGCTCACTACCATTGTCAGCAACGAGGAAGGCACCGCCCACTGCTGGATTAACCAGAACGCCCGGCTCAGCCTAGGGTTTTACGACGCTGGACAGCACCTGGAGTACCGCCTGAACCCGGTGAATAAGTGCGTGTTTGTATTCGTAATGGAAGGCCAGCTCACCGTAAATGGACAGACCATAGCCGCACGGGAAAGCATTGGGCTGTGGGAAACTGACTTGGTGGCTATTAAAGTGGAAGCCGCTAGTCACTTTGTCCTGATTGAAGCGCCCATCAATCACTAA
- a CDS encoding DUF2243 domain-containing protein has product MTEPLHRTPLIAAGLLMGAGLGGFVDGIVLHQILQWHNMLSNQLPPNTLVAAKVNMYWDGVFHAAVWVLTAIGLRVLWAASRRLDVAWSGRTLVGGLLLGWGLFNVVEGLIDHTLLGLHHVYEYTDEKLPWDMAFLAFGALLLLAGWGFIRAGRRDVRPRTAYQA; this is encoded by the coding sequence ATGACTGAGCCCCTACACCGTACCCCTCTAATTGCCGCCGGCCTGCTGATGGGGGCTGGGCTGGGTGGCTTCGTGGATGGCATTGTGCTGCACCAAATTCTGCAGTGGCACAACATGCTCTCCAACCAATTGCCGCCCAACACCTTGGTAGCCGCTAAAGTAAACATGTACTGGGACGGGGTATTTCACGCGGCGGTGTGGGTGCTCACGGCCATCGGGCTGCGGGTGCTGTGGGCCGCCAGCCGGCGCCTGGATGTAGCATGGTCGGGGCGCACGTTGGTGGGTGGGCTGCTGCTGGGGTGGGGCCTGTTCAATGTGGTGGAAGGCCTGATTGACCACACCCTGCTCGGGCTCCATCACGTGTATGAGTACACCGATGAGAAGCTGCCCTGGGATATGGCTTTCCTGGCTTTTGGGGCCTTGCTGCTGCTGGCGGGCTGGGGCTTCATTCGGGCGGGCCGCCGGGATGTTAGGCCGCGCACCGCTTACCAGGCTTAA
- a CDS encoding YMGG-like glycine zipper-containing protein translates to MKTFKLYAAMLSALFVMESTVVTSTAEAQTTPRKTWSKKAKGAAIGGGAGAVTGAVIGGGKGAVLGGVAGAAAGGIIGRKKDKKKDPVRYDQYSRRD, encoded by the coding sequence ATGAAAACGTTCAAGCTATATGCGGCCATGCTTTCGGCCCTTTTCGTGATGGAAAGCACTGTGGTAACGTCAACTGCCGAGGCGCAGACCACTCCCAGAAAAACCTGGAGCAAAAAAGCTAAGGGTGCCGCCATTGGCGGTGGCGCCGGAGCTGTAACCGGAGCCGTAATCGGCGGCGGCAAAGGTGCCGTACTAGGCGGCGTGGCCGGAGCAGCGGCCGGCGGCATTATCGGTCGTAAGAAAGACAAGAAAAAAGACCCCGTTCGCTACGACCAATACTCGCGTAGAGACTAA
- a CDS encoding alpha/beta hydrolase family protein gives MKIFRLTLALCVSTLSLATAQDLPYQTPPRAIAALADAAPTPRVSFASNGQWMLLMDVRDMPSIAELSQPELRLAGLRINPRTNGPSRAAYVSSLRLRKLPDGKELLVTGLPANARISDVQWSPDNTKIAFTHTTSNHVELWIADVASASARLVPNLFLNSVFGTPFEWVSDNKTIIARAVVGGRGEAPSATEVPKGPAIQQNIGRTAAARTYQDLLKSPTDERLFDYFALSQVVKVGLDGRMAPLGQPGMIQQAVPSPNGRYVLVRTRHRPYSYTLPVSSFPQRVEVLNLEGLVVKELAELPLADNVPTSFDAVPTGRRQFGWREDAPNTVFWVEAQDGGNPKTEAPVRDKLFALLAPFDGQPQELAALPLRFRNIHWGTDKLALVEGYRWADRKETTWTLDLATKTSLTPLFERSSQDTYTDPGTPYLHRNSQGRQVLTTDGAGDVVYFIGAGASPEGDRPFIDELNVRTKKSARWWRSEAPYYEMPVTILDPGKRTFVTRRESAQESPNYFLRDAPSLKLTPLTKFPNPYASLGNLQKQVLKYKRADGVELTANLYLPPNYKKEDGPLPTLMEAYPVEFKDKKDASQVKGSPYTFARLNWGSPVYWVTQGYAVLQGTSIPIVGEGTKEPNDTYVEQLTASAKAAIDEGQRLGVVDPKRVAVMGHSYGAFMTANLLAHTNLFKAGIARSGAYNRTLTPFGFQGEERTYWQAPEVYNTMSPFNFADKIKTPILLIHGEADNNSGTFPIQSERFYNALKGHGATVRYVVLPAESHGYAARESIMHMLWEMNIWLDTYVKKASTTPAAENTKADVR, from the coding sequence ATGAAAATATTTCGACTCACCCTGGCCTTGTGCGTGAGCACACTGAGCCTGGCTACGGCGCAAGACTTGCCGTACCAAACGCCCCCCAGGGCCATTGCCGCGTTGGCCGATGCTGCCCCTACCCCGCGGGTTAGCTTTGCCTCCAACGGGCAGTGGATGCTGCTAATGGATGTGCGCGACATGCCGTCTATTGCCGAGCTAAGCCAGCCGGAACTGCGTCTAGCGGGCTTGCGCATCAACCCGCGCACCAACGGCCCCAGCCGGGCGGCCTACGTTTCTTCCCTGCGCTTGCGCAAGCTACCCGATGGCAAGGAACTGCTGGTTACGGGCCTGCCCGCCAACGCCCGCATCAGCGACGTGCAATGGTCGCCGGACAACACCAAAATTGCCTTCACCCACACCACCAGCAACCACGTGGAGCTGTGGATTGCGGATGTAGCTTCGGCCTCGGCCCGGCTGGTGCCCAATCTGTTTTTGAACAGCGTTTTCGGCACCCCGTTCGAGTGGGTTTCTGACAACAAAACCATCATTGCCCGCGCGGTGGTAGGCGGCCGGGGGGAGGCTCCCAGCGCCACTGAAGTACCCAAAGGCCCGGCTATTCAGCAGAACATCGGCCGCACTGCCGCCGCCCGCACCTACCAGGATTTACTGAAAAGCCCGACCGACGAGCGGTTGTTTGATTACTTTGCCCTGTCTCAGGTAGTAAAGGTGGGCCTTGATGGCCGCATGGCGCCGCTGGGTCAGCCCGGCATGATTCAGCAGGCCGTGCCTTCCCCGAATGGCCGCTACGTGCTAGTGCGCACCCGCCACCGTCCTTACTCCTACACCCTGCCCGTAAGCAGCTTCCCGCAGCGGGTGGAAGTACTGAATTTAGAAGGGCTGGTAGTAAAGGAGCTAGCCGAGCTGCCCTTGGCCGATAACGTGCCTACCAGCTTTGACGCCGTGCCTACCGGGCGCCGTCAGTTTGGCTGGCGCGAGGATGCCCCCAATACCGTGTTCTGGGTGGAAGCTCAGGATGGCGGCAACCCCAAAACCGAAGCTCCGGTACGTGACAAGCTTTTCGCCCTGCTGGCCCCCTTCGACGGGCAGCCCCAGGAGTTAGCGGCCCTGCCCCTGCGCTTCCGCAACATTCACTGGGGTACCGACAAGCTGGCCCTGGTAGAAGGCTACCGGTGGGCTGACCGCAAGGAAACCACCTGGACCCTGGACTTGGCCACCAAAACCTCGCTCACGCCCCTGTTCGAGCGTTCTTCCCAGGACACCTACACCGACCCAGGCACCCCGTACTTGCACCGCAACAGCCAGGGCCGTCAGGTACTGACTACCGATGGAGCCGGCGACGTGGTGTACTTCATTGGGGCGGGTGCCTCACCCGAGGGCGACCGGCCGTTTATCGACGAGCTAAACGTGCGAACGAAGAAGAGCGCCCGGTGGTGGCGTTCTGAGGCGCCTTATTACGAGATGCCCGTCACGATTTTGGACCCCGGCAAGCGCACGTTTGTAACCCGGCGGGAGTCAGCTCAGGAGTCACCGAACTACTTCCTGCGCGACGCCCCAAGCCTGAAGCTTACCCCGCTTACCAAATTCCCGAATCCCTACGCTAGCCTCGGCAACTTGCAGAAGCAAGTGCTGAAGTACAAGCGCGCCGACGGGGTAGAGCTGACGGCCAACCTCTACCTGCCCCCGAACTACAAGAAGGAAGACGGCCCGCTGCCGACCCTGATGGAGGCCTATCCGGTAGAGTTCAAGGACAAGAAGGACGCCAGCCAGGTAAAAGGCTCGCCCTACACTTTTGCCCGTTTGAACTGGGGCTCGCCGGTGTACTGGGTAACCCAGGGCTACGCCGTGCTGCAAGGCACTAGCATTCCAATCGTGGGCGAAGGCACGAAGGAGCCCAATGACACCTATGTGGAGCAGCTCACGGCTTCGGCTAAGGCGGCCATCGACGAAGGGCAGCGCCTGGGTGTGGTGGACCCCAAGCGGGTGGCCGTAATGGGCCACAGCTACGGAGCGTTCATGACGGCCAATTTGCTGGCTCACACCAACTTGTTTAAGGCGGGTATTGCCCGGAGCGGCGCTTATAACCGCACCCTGACGCCCTTCGGGTTCCAGGGCGAGGAGCGGACTTACTGGCAGGCCCCGGAGGTGTACAACACTATGTCGCCTTTCAACTTTGCTGACAAGATCAAAACCCCTATTCTGCTGATTCACGGGGAGGCGGACAACAACTCCGGCACCTTCCCCATTCAGAGTGAGCGGTTCTATAACGCCCTGAAGGGCCACGGCGCTACCGTGCGCTACGTGGTGCTACCTGCCGAGTCGCACGGCTACGCGGCCCGCGAGTCCATCATGCACATGCTGTGGGAGATGAATATCTGGCTTGACACCTACGTGAAGAAAGCCAGCACCACGCCCGCCGCGGAAAATACCAAGGCCGACGTTCGGTAA
- a CDS encoding DUF72 domain-containing protein, translated as MPMLSSGAAAPPSTTYHIGCSGFHYKHWKGVFYPEKLPQRRWFEFYHQHFRTLELNVTFYRFPQLSALESWYQQSPADFRFSVKAPRLITHYKQFHDCAQLLADFYGTVQEGLREKLGPVLFQLPPRLTYSEERLARIVESLDPSFRNVVEFRHPSWWLGHVYQELARRRIAFVGQSHPALPDEVVTNTEVVYYRFHGVPELYKSPYPEEFLRRVLGQIQAAGQVREAYLYFNNDIDASAIGNARQMQGVVGAANE; from the coding sequence ATGCCGATGCTTTCTTCAGGCGCTGCTGCGCCACCTTCAACCACCTACCACATTGGCTGCTCGGGTTTTCACTACAAGCACTGGAAAGGCGTATTCTACCCCGAAAAGCTACCCCAGCGCCGCTGGTTCGAGTTTTACCACCAGCACTTCCGCACCCTGGAGCTGAACGTGACCTTTTACCGGTTTCCTCAACTTTCAGCCCTAGAAAGCTGGTACCAGCAAAGCCCCGCAGACTTCCGGTTTTCGGTGAAGGCGCCCCGCCTAATTACCCACTACAAGCAGTTCCACGACTGCGCCCAACTGCTCGCCGACTTCTATGGTACGGTACAGGAGGGTCTGCGCGAAAAGCTGGGGCCTGTGCTCTTTCAATTGCCCCCGCGCCTCACGTACTCGGAGGAGCGGCTGGCGCGCATCGTGGAAAGCCTCGACCCGAGCTTCCGCAACGTAGTGGAGTTTCGGCACCCTAGCTGGTGGCTGGGCCACGTGTACCAGGAGCTGGCCCGGCGGCGCATTGCCTTTGTAGGCCAAAGCCACCCGGCCCTACCCGACGAGGTAGTAACCAACACGGAAGTGGTGTACTACCGCTTCCATGGCGTGCCAGAGCTGTATAAGTCGCCGTATCCGGAGGAATTTCTGCGCCGGGTGCTGGGCCAGATTCAGGCCGCCGGACAAGTAAGGGAAGCCTACCTCTACTTCAACAACGACATCGACGCCTCCGCCATCGGCAACGCCCGCCAGATGCAGGGAGTAGTCGGGGCAGCTAACGAGTAG
- a CDS encoding nitroreductase family protein produces the protein MKHAPTTFPVQETIRKRWSPRAFASYPVAPETLQQVFEAASWAASAMNEQPWRYIYAHHANQETFQKMVDCLLPGNQPWAQHAPVLILALAKTHYDNGNPNGAALHDLGLANANLILEATALGLHGHFMGGFDAAKTREAFQLPESLQPVTFIALGYMGAAEQLEEPFLSREKAPRQRKSLSEIVFHESLPA, from the coding sequence ATGAAACACGCCCCCACTACTTTCCCCGTGCAGGAAACCATCCGCAAACGCTGGAGCCCGCGGGCCTTTGCCAGCTACCCCGTGGCCCCGGAAACGCTTCAGCAGGTGTTTGAAGCCGCCTCTTGGGCCGCCAGCGCCATGAACGAGCAGCCCTGGCGCTACATCTACGCCCATCACGCCAATCAGGAGACCTTCCAGAAGATGGTGGACTGCCTGCTGCCGGGCAACCAGCCCTGGGCCCAACATGCGCCCGTCCTGATTCTGGCTCTGGCCAAAACTCACTACGACAACGGCAACCCCAACGGCGCCGCCCTCCACGACCTGGGCCTGGCCAACGCCAACCTTATTCTGGAGGCTACTGCCCTGGGCCTGCACGGCCACTTCATGGGCGGCTTTGACGCGGCCAAAACTCGGGAGGCCTTTCAGCTTCCGGAGAGTTTGCAGCCCGTGACGTTCATTGCCCTAGGCTACATGGGAGCGGCCGAGCAGTTGGAGGAGCCCTTTTTGAGCCGGGAAAAAGCCCCGCGCCAGCGCAAGTCGCTCAGTGAAATTGTGTTCCACGAAAGCCTACCCGCCTAA
- a CDS encoding RagB/SusD family nutrient uptake outer membrane protein: MKNFLTVFAPNRQRVLALAFLSTLGFSSCEVTDLQPQNQLSEAAVYNDPARIALAVAGVYNAAQSGFYDPLNGSGLAVRGYPFGAATNALDDARGEDVSDMAGFFGLVFQNQITPSSPNVVNMWSNCYAVINQANVTLEGVRQAAAAGVITAAVAQVYEGELRFLRALSHHELVIHFSRPYTDNNGSKPGVPYRDVAANTIAGVNAGREVGRGTVADVYTKMLADLDFAENSLPATRSITGATAPSVTRATKGAVIALKQRLRLHQANWTAAAAEGNKLISGTTAPFTSPIGSYALAATQRAAFPGLTGVTAENIFSVENSNNDNPGVNGALANVYGSSASPANGGINGRALLAVSPNLYNAPFFTCGDLRRTVMMQQDGVRPAYVLRKYTDAATSSDFAPIIRYAEVLLNQAEAIARAGTNDALALQLLNAVRNRSVTTAADQYAAGSLTGAALVRAILNERRIEFVGEGKRWGDISRLSPDPAYSPGGIPAKFSGLVSGQVTLARYACNNTTVLATPSVTAVPYSSSLFLWPIPAIEVANNPTLASQQNPGY; the protein is encoded by the coding sequence ATGAAAAATTTTCTAACTGTGTTTGCTCCTAACCGTCAGCGCGTACTAGCGTTGGCCTTTCTTTCTACTCTAGGTTTCAGTTCGTGTGAGGTTACAGACTTACAACCTCAAAACCAGCTGTCTGAAGCCGCTGTTTACAATGACCCTGCCCGCATTGCATTAGCTGTAGCTGGGGTATATAACGCTGCTCAGTCGGGTTTTTACGATCCGCTAAACGGTAGTGGACTGGCCGTACGGGGCTATCCTTTTGGGGCCGCTACTAACGCATTAGATGATGCCCGCGGAGAGGACGTTTCGGATATGGCAGGTTTCTTTGGTCTGGTATTTCAGAATCAGATTACTCCTTCTAGCCCGAACGTTGTGAATATGTGGTCGAACTGTTATGCAGTAATCAACCAAGCCAACGTAACGCTCGAAGGAGTACGTCAAGCCGCCGCTGCTGGAGTTATTACTGCAGCGGTAGCTCAAGTGTATGAAGGAGAGTTGCGTTTCTTACGAGCCCTCTCGCACCACGAGTTGGTCATCCATTTTTCACGGCCTTATACTGACAACAACGGATCTAAACCGGGCGTGCCCTACCGCGATGTAGCAGCCAACACCATTGCTGGCGTAAATGCCGGTCGTGAAGTAGGCCGGGGTACAGTGGCCGATGTTTATACCAAGATGTTGGCTGACCTAGATTTTGCAGAAAACAGCCTACCCGCTACTCGCTCCATCACTGGAGCAACGGCTCCATCCGTAACACGTGCTACTAAAGGCGCGGTTATTGCCCTTAAGCAGCGTCTGCGTCTACACCAAGCCAATTGGACTGCTGCTGCTGCCGAAGGCAACAAGCTAATTTCGGGCACTACAGCTCCTTTTACCAGCCCAATTGGTAGTTATGCATTGGCCGCGACTCAAAGGGCTGCTTTCCCAGGTCTAACTGGTGTAACAGCCGAAAATATATTCTCCGTCGAAAACAGTAACAATGACAACCCGGGGGTGAATGGCGCGTTAGCAAACGTTTATGGCTCGTCGGCCAGCCCTGCAAACGGAGGTATCAACGGTCGGGCACTACTGGCAGTAAGCCCCAATCTGTACAACGCTCCTTTCTTCACCTGCGGCGACCTACGCCGTACGGTGATGATGCAGCAAGACGGAGTCCGTCCGGCCTACGTGCTCCGCAAGTACACTGACGCAGCCACTAGCTCTGACTTTGCGCCCATCATCCGTTACGCTGAGGTGCTGTTGAATCAAGCTGAGGCTATTGCTCGCGCTGGTACTAACGATGCACTAGCCTTGCAACTGCTCAATGCCGTTCGTAACCGTTCGGTTACCACTGCTGCTGACCAGTATGCTGCTGGCTCGCTCACTGGTGCTGCGTTGGTGCGTGCTATCCTCAACGAGCGCCGCATTGAGTTCGTGGGTGAAGGCAAGCGCTGGGGAGACATTTCCCGCCTGTCGCCAGATCCTGCTTACAGCCCGGGAGGCATCCCTGCTAAATTTAGCGGCTTGGTTTCAGGTCAGGTAACCCTGGCTCGTTATGCCTGCAACAATACTACTGTTCTAGCAACGCCCTCGGTAACCGCTGTACCATATAGTAGCAGTCTGTTCCTGTGGCCCATCCCGGCTATTGAAGTGGCTAACAACCCAACACTAGCTAGCCAGCAGAACCCTGGTTACTAA
- a CDS encoding D-2-hydroxyacid dehydrogenase yields MHVFVYSDLNPEAQARLLAQLPPDVTVSFRSELAASAQQEELQAADVLLGNPPAAWLTPAPSRLRFWQIDSAGIERYQQLQLSCPVANMGDFFAWPCAETMVAGLLGLLRYVPELAVLQDQKQWIGGPLRPKLGLLRGKRVLILGSGAIGQAVAQQLTGFGCAVQFLARTDPQAHLHSKEELRAALPTTDIVVNCLPGSAEGFFSADLIATMPPEALYASVGRGNTTDEPALIAALRAGRLGGAVLDVTAQEPLPTNNPLWDLPRVLLTQHSGGGQPGEDEGKVDVFLRNLDHLRQQQPLENQVDLRRGY; encoded by the coding sequence ATGCACGTATTCGTTTATTCTGACCTGAACCCCGAAGCGCAAGCTCGCCTGCTGGCGCAACTGCCCCCAGATGTTACCGTTTCCTTCCGCTCTGAACTGGCCGCCTCGGCCCAACAGGAAGAATTGCAGGCGGCGGACGTACTGCTAGGCAACCCACCGGCCGCATGGCTGACGCCCGCACCATCCCGGCTCCGGTTCTGGCAGATTGATTCGGCCGGAATTGAGCGGTATCAACAGCTGCAGCTTAGCTGCCCGGTTGCTAACATGGGCGACTTTTTCGCCTGGCCCTGCGCCGAAACAATGGTAGCGGGCCTATTAGGGCTGCTGCGCTACGTGCCCGAGCTGGCAGTATTACAGGACCAGAAACAGTGGATAGGTGGCCCCTTGCGCCCGAAGCTAGGGTTACTCCGCGGCAAGCGCGTCCTCATTCTGGGTAGCGGCGCCATTGGGCAAGCCGTGGCTCAACAACTCACAGGTTTCGGGTGCGCCGTGCAGTTTCTGGCTCGCACCGATCCGCAGGCCCACCTGCATTCCAAGGAAGAACTGCGCGCTGCTTTGCCCACTACCGACATAGTGGTGAATTGCTTGCCGGGTAGTGCCGAGGGGTTTTTCTCCGCTGACCTGATTGCTACCATGCCCCCGGAGGCCCTCTACGCCAGCGTAGGCCGCGGCAACACCACCGATGAGCCCGCCCTAATTGCCGCCCTGCGAGCGGGCCGGCTCGGGGGTGCTGTGCTGGATGTAACGGCCCAAGAACCGCTGCCTACCAACAATCCCCTTTGGGATTTGCCGCGCGTGCTGCTCACGCAGCATAGTGGCGGCGGTCAGCCCGGCGAAGATGAGGGTAAAGTGGACGTGTTCCTACGCAACCTTGACCACCTACGCCAGCAGCAGCCCCTAGAGAATCAGGTGGATTTGCGGCGGGGCTATTGA